From the genome of Moritella sp. F3:
GAGGGCATACCTGATCCAGCTAGGAGCATAATAATCCTTTATAGCTAGTATTTACAGATGTATTTGAAATTATTTTATTCCATATTAATATCGGCTTATTAACTAGATGAATTATCTAAAATAACGCGATATAGTGACGTATATTCTTTTAAGTCATGATGAAGGTTATTTATGTTTACTGGCATTGTACAAAGAAAAGCAAAGATTATTAGTATCGAAAAAAAAGAGCAATTACATACCTTAGAAGTAACGCTTGATAAAGCACACCAAGACGGTTTAGTTATTGGCGCAAGTATCGCGAATAACGGCACATGCTTGACGGTAGTAAAGATGAACGACAACAGTGTTTGCTTTGATGTGATTGAAGAAACGCTTAAAGTGACGAATCTGGTAGACCTTGAAGTTGGTGATGAAGTTAACTTAGAACGCGCTGCCAAGTTTGGTGATGAGATTGGTGGGCATTTATTGTCGGGTCACGTTCATACTCAAGCTGAAATTGTCACTATTAACCGTACTGAAACCAATTGTGATATCTGCTTTAAAATAGCGCCGGAATGGCAAAAATATGTGTTACCAAAAGGCTTTATTTCTATTGATGGGATTAGCTTAACTTTAGGCGATGTTGCCGATGGACAGTTCTGGGTACATTTAATTCCAGAAACATTAGCGGTGACTAATTTAGGTGGACGTAAAGTGGGCCAGTTTGTGAATATTGAGATAGATAGTCAAACACAAGCGATTGTAGATACAGTTGAACGTATGATGTTAAACAAGTAACTGCCGGTACTGTTGATAAAAATACAATATAGCTCTTAACTATATAACTAAGAGCTATAAAGCTAAGAGCGATAGTCGGCCTCTATGTTTAACATGCCGTATCGCTCCTTAATTCACTCGTCTTTAAAAGATCTGCTCATCATCCGCATCAATAAACAATTCATACTTTTCATTTACCTGATCATGCAATAGCTTAAAATGAATACTATTACAGCAGGAACTACATTCATCATAATAGTCTTGCGAGCCATTACTAGCATCAACATCCGCAGTGACAAATTGACCACAATGAGGACACACAATTGTCCTATGAGAAAACTGTTTCATGATAACCTCCACAGGCTATAAGTCTCTCCAATATAACTAGACTACTTCGTTCCTTCTTAGCTTATTCTAGCTGAAAATCAGGTGTTTTGCTGTGGAGGGTTTAGTCGCGAGCTATTGGCGCTCACACCTTCTGTAATCAGTACTAATAAAATCGCAGCATTACAGCATCCAAGTGAGTAAGTATGGATATAGTACGGGGGCGATGATGGAGGTTAGTACAGCGCTGATTAATAAGGCTGTTGTACTGAATGCCCCGTGTATACGGCTCAGTTCCATCGCTTTAGATGTACCAATCACATGCGAGCCTGAACCGATGGCAAGACCTTGTGCTTCAGGCGTTCTGATACGTAAATGCTTTAACAAAAACGGTGCGCAGACGTTACCGAATATACCGACCATAATCACCATAATAGCAGATATGGCAGGGATACCGCCGATAGTCTGACTGATTGCCATTGCAATAGGTGTTGTTACCGCTTTCGGCGCAAGTGAAGCGATGATCTCTGGCGAGGCTGAAAAACTAATCGCGACAAATGTTGTCACCACGAGGCCGACAATTACGCCTACGCTACAAGCGACTAATACCGGTACAATTTTAGATTTTACATGCACAAACTGTTGATATAGTGGGAAGGCAAGGGCGATCACGGCTGGCTCAAGTAACCGAGTCAGAATGTGAGTGCCTTGCTCGTATTGTTCAAGCTCAAATCCAAATATCAACATGATCGTGATTAATGCACTAATTGATAATAAAATCGGGTTGAATATTGCGAGTGCGGTTTTCTTATAAAACCATTGTGCAAGTAAGTAGACTGTCAGGGTCAATGGAATCGCTAAATAGAAGATCATTTATCGTCACCTTGCTGTTTGCTTAACGTTGCTTTTTGTTTCTCTGCATTGGCTCGGTTCAAATAACAATAGGTATGGCCAACCGTGAAAAAGATCGCGACAGTGCCAATCAGTCCCGCCATGATGAGTGCGAGGATATTCTGTTGGACTAATTCAAAGTAACCCATGAGCGCAACACCTGCTGGTACAAATAAGATACCGATGTGGCGGTTAAGTTGTTCACAAACTTTTTCGACATATTTTTGTTTTAATAGCCCGCTACTGAGCGCGACGAAAAGTAATAGCAGCCCGATGATACTAGAGGGAAATTCAACGGGTAATAGCATGCTAACGGCACGTCCTAAAACCACGAAACACAAAATGGTGAAAATATTGTACAGCCATATCTTCATTGGTTACCTACCTACTAATTATGCGATTGCTAAGCAATTACTGTGCGATCGAAAGCGTCCTATATAAATGTTAAAAATATATAGGGCAGATGATACAATAAACGTTACTTGAAGTTTATTAGGTTATAAAAATGCAGTATCCGGTTAATGAAATTTTTGAAACAGTACAAGGTGAAGGCCATTTTACTGGTTATCCCGTCATCTTTATTCGTCTACAAGGCTGCGATGTTGGTTGCTCTTGGTGTGATACCAAACAAACTTGGACGGTCGACCCTGAAATGCAAGTGTCACAACAGACGGTGAACAAAGCTTGCGATGATAAACCCCATTGGGCGAACTTTACTGCACAAGAATTCATTACTATGATACAAAAAAATGGTTTTGTTGCAAAGCATATTGTGATCTCGGGCGGTGAGCCTTGTCAATATGATCTGGTTGAAATGACAACTGAATTAGAACAAGCAGGCTATTTCTGCCAAATTGAGACATCTGGTACATCAGAAGTACGTGCAACAGACTCAACATGGGTGACTGTATCACCAAAGATCCAAATGAAAGGTCAGTTGCCTGTTTTACAAAGTGCATTGCGCCGCGCGAACGAAATTAAGCATGTGATTGCAATGGAAAAGCACATTGATGAACTTGATGCATTAATAGCTGATATTGATCTTACAGATAAAATCATGTGTTTACAGCCTATCTCTCAACAGCAGCGCGCGACAGAACTTGCGATCAAGTTGTGTATCGAGCGTAATTGGAAATTATCAGTACAGATGCATAAATATATCTTTATTGATTAAGTTGATTCGAATCTAGTGATGAATGAGGGGTCGTATGAATAGTTGTATGGATAGTGTAGCAAGGTCAACAAAGCAATTGATTGAACAGTTTAAGCAACGTGAAGAAACCTTATTACATAGTGACTTCTCGCAATTTCCAGAGCGGTTAGATAACTTCTTACACCCTGAGCTTTTTGAGATATCACCAGTCGGGTGTTATACCTCTCGTACTGATATTGTAAATTGGCTATTAGCTAAGTCGCCAATGCAGCGCTGGCGCTTGTCTGATTTTAAAATAGTGGAATTAGCAATTGATACTATGCTGGTTTGTTATCAAGCTAATTCTATTAATGATGGTGTGGTTAAAGCAACGGGTAGTTTGCGCAGTTCAATTTGGCGTTTTCATGATCAACAATGGCGCCTACAATTTCATCAGGCAACAAAAAATTAACATTCAATTTAATCCCCTCGATCTCTTTCTCCTACCTATCTAGTACTAAATCACCTATATACCTCCTCTTTAGGGGAGGATCTTCCCCGATATTAAGTTTCATCATTACTTCTAAATATTTGACCTGTATCGCATAAAATATCGTGCTGGCTCCGATTGACAATGATTTGGCACGCTTGGCCTATATCTGACACTGTGTGCTAAAAGTATTATGTGAATATAATACCTACGACCTAATTGTTAATGGAATGAAAACAAATTAAAGGTATAGGATGGATACTATGATGAATAAAACAACTCAGAAAAAATATTTTAAAACCACACCCATTGCGCTTGCACTTATCGTTTCAGGCTATACCGCAGCACCACAAGCGATTGAATTTAACTGGGGTGAGGTAGAAGGTTCATTTAACTCGCAAATTACTGCAGGCTCAAGTTGGCGTGTTGAAGAGGCAGCAGCTAAAAATGTTGGTGTTGGTAACGGTGGCTTACCTGGAAATACGCCTACTGGCGATGACGGTAACTTAAACTATGATAAAGGTGATGCATTCACGCAAACTATTAAAGGTATTCATGACCTTGGTTTAACTTATGAAACAGAAGAAGGCACGACCTTTGGCGCCTTTGTACGTGGTAAATATTGGTACGATTACGCATTAGATCAAAATGATGTAAATCATGGTAATGCAACGAATGGTTATGTTGCCAATGAACCAATTAATGATGATGATTTTAATGATTTAACTAAATCAAAAGGCGTAGCGTTACTTGATGCTTACATCTTTACTGGATTTTATCTTGGCGATACAGCGGTTGATTTACGTATTGGTAAACAAGTCGTTAACTGGGGTGAGAGCTCATTCATCCAAGGTGGTATTAATGCGGTTAACCCAGTTGATGCTGCCGCTTTCCGCCGCCCTGGTGCTGAAGTCAAAGAAGGTTTATTACCGGTAAACATGATTTTCGCTAATATAGGTTTAACGGATAATTTCAGTGTAGAAGCATTTTATCAATTGGAATTTGAACCTACAGTGATTGATAGCTGTGGTACTTATTTTTCTACTGCCGATTATTTAGCTGAAGGCTGTGATAAATTAGTCGTCCAACCAGGGCCTTTGCCACCTGTAGTAGATAGAGAACTGTATGTCGGTGGTTATTACGCTGAACGTGGTACAGATGAAAATGCGTCAGATGATGGACAGTTTGGTGTGGCGTTTAAGTACTACGCTGAAAGTCTGAATGCAACTGAATTTGGTTTGTACTATATGAATTATCATTCCCGTTTACCTTATGCTAGTGCTGAGGCGGGTCTTTATAATGATGTCGGCGGTGCGCCGTTCATTCCTGCCATAATCACTGGGGCTGCTGCTTATAATCCTAAGTATCACACGGTTTATCCAGAAGATATTCAGTTATTTGGTTTAAGCTTCAATACAACGGTCTCGGAATGGGCTGTTTCAGGTGAGGTAAGTCATCGTCTGGATATGCCACTACAAATTAATGGCGCAGATTTACTGGCAGCAGCATTAAGCGCCGATCCCGATTCACCATTAACACCTGGGTATTCACAAGCAGCTGCAGGTGACACGGTTGATGGTTTTGAGCGTTTTGATTATACCCAATCGCAACTTACATTGATTAAATTCTTCGATAAAGCGCTTGGTACAGATCGTATTACTACTGTTGCTGAACTTGGTTATGGTCACGTATGGGATTTACCGGAAGGTGATGATGACATTAAATATGGTCGTGCAACTGTGTATGGTACAAGCTTTACTACTGAAGATGATGGTTTCACTACCACAGACAGCGCTGGTTACCGCTTAGCGGTTAAAGCTGATTACCGTAACGTTTTCGCTGGTGTTGATTTAGCGCCATCAGTCGCTTGGTCACATGATGTATATGGTTACAGCCCTGAACCACAAGGTACGTTCCAAGAAGGTCGTACGGGTGTGAATCTAGCATTGAAGGCTGATTATTTAAATATGTACTCTATGTCGGTAAGTTATACTCAGTTCGGTGGTGACTTTAACCCATTGTCTGATCGTGATTACGTATCTGCTGCCGTTGGTATTTCATTCTAATCATGAGAATCAGCACTAAGTTGTCAGATGATTAATACGGATATAACGAATAGAAGTTTTAGAAAAGGATTTTAATTATGAAAGTGTTCAATAAAGCATACAGTGTAGCAGCCATTTCTGTGGCAATGGCATTCTCGGCGTCAACATTGGCGAAAGTCAGTGAAGCAGATGCGGCTAAGTTAGGTAAAGAATTAACCCCCGTCGGTGCTGTTACTGCAGGTAATGCTGATGGAAGTATTCCTGCATGGACAGGCGGTATTACTAATGCCATTCTTGGCACTGATTTTGGTAAAAACGATCGAGTAACTAACCCATTTTCTGAAGACAAACCACAGTTTGTCATTACATCTGCCAATGTTGATAAGTATAAAGATAATTTAACACCTGGTCAGTTAGCGATGTTTAAGAAATATCCTGATACTTACACTATGCCTGTTTATGAAACACGACGTAGTTTCGCGCAATCAGATGATATTTATGACACGATTAAAGGCAATGCGCTTAATGCCACGTTAGCAGATGGCGGTAATGGTCTAAATGATTTTAATATTACGATCCCATTCCCGATTCCTGAAAACGGCTTAGAAGTTATCTGGAACCATATAACTCGTTACCGTGGTGGTCATGCTGAGCGTGTTATCACGACTATTCCAGTACAGCGTAATGGTGCGTATACGGCAGTTAAAGTAGAAGATAAATTTTATATCCCTGAAGCCCTAAAGGGTGGTCGTGATGCCAAGAAAGATGACAATATCTTGTTCTATTACATGCAGCGTATTATTGCTCCTGCACGTTTAACAGGGACGATTGCTTTAGTCCACGAAACGGTTGATCAGGTAAAAGAGCCACGTAAAGCTTGGATCTATAATTCAGGTCAACGTCGTGTTCGTCGTGCGCCTAACGTATCTTATGATGGTGAAGGTATTGGCGTAGAGGGGTCACGTACGTCTGATAACTACGATATGTACAATGGTGCACCTGACCGTTATGAGTGGACTCTTGTAGGTAAAAAAGAGCTCTATATTCCATATAACTCGTATAACCTTTCTTCTACAGATCTTGAATATAAAGAC
Proteins encoded in this window:
- a CDS encoding riboflavin synthase subunit alpha — its product is MFTGIVQRKAKIISIEKKEQLHTLEVTLDKAHQDGLVIGASIANNGTCLTVVKMNDNSVCFDVIEETLKVTNLVDLEVGDEVNLERAAKFGDEIGGHLLSGHVHTQAEIVTINRTETNCDICFKIAPEWQKYVLPKGFISIDGISLTLGDVADGQFWVHLIPETLAVTNLGGRKVGQFVNIEIDSQTQAIVDTVERMMLNK
- a CDS encoding CPXCG motif-containing cysteine-rich protein yields the protein MKQFSHRTIVCPHCGQFVTADVDASNGSQDYYDECSSCCNSIHFKLLHDQVNEKYELFIDADDEQIF
- a CDS encoding LrgB family protein, whose product is MIFYLAIPLTLTVYLLAQWFYKKTALAIFNPILLSISALITIMLIFGFELEQYEQGTHILTRLLEPAVIALAFPLYQQFVHVKSKIVPVLVACSVGVIVGLVVTTFVAISFSASPEIIASLAPKAVTTPIAMAISQTIGGIPAISAIMVIMVGIFGNVCAPFLLKHLRIRTPEAQGLAIGSGSHVIGTSKAMELSRIHGAFSTTALLISAVLTSIIAPVLYPYLLTWML
- a CDS encoding CidA/LrgA family protein, translating into MKIWLYNIFTILCFVVLGRAVSMLLPVEFPSSIIGLLLLFVALSSGLLKQKYVEKVCEQLNRHIGILFVPAGVALMGYFELVQQNILALIMAGLIGTVAIFFTVGHTYCYLNRANAEKQKATLSKQQGDDK
- the queE gene encoding 7-carboxy-7-deazaguanine synthase QueE; the protein is MQYPVNEIFETVQGEGHFTGYPVIFIRLQGCDVGCSWCDTKQTWTVDPEMQVSQQTVNKACDDKPHWANFTAQEFITMIQKNGFVAKHIVISGGEPCQYDLVEMTTELEQAGYFCQIETSGTSEVRATDSTWVTVSPKIQMKGQLPVLQSALRRANEIKHVIAMEKHIDELDALIADIDLTDKIMCLQPISQQQRATELAIKLCIERNWKLSVQMHKYIFID
- a CDS encoding DUF4440 domain-containing protein encodes the protein MNSCMDSVARSTKQLIEQFKQREETLLHSDFSQFPERLDNFLHPELFEISPVGCYTSRTDIVNWLLAKSPMQRWRLSDFKIVELAIDTMLVCYQANSINDGVVKATGSLRSSIWRFHDQQWRLQFHQATKN
- a CDS encoding DUF1302 domain-containing protein; protein product: MMNKTTQKKYFKTTPIALALIVSGYTAAPQAIEFNWGEVEGSFNSQITAGSSWRVEEAAAKNVGVGNGGLPGNTPTGDDGNLNYDKGDAFTQTIKGIHDLGLTYETEEGTTFGAFVRGKYWYDYALDQNDVNHGNATNGYVANEPINDDDFNDLTKSKGVALLDAYIFTGFYLGDTAVDLRIGKQVVNWGESSFIQGGINAVNPVDAAAFRRPGAEVKEGLLPVNMIFANIGLTDNFSVEAFYQLEFEPTVIDSCGTYFSTADYLAEGCDKLVVQPGPLPPVVDRELYVGGYYAERGTDENASDDGQFGVAFKYYAESLNATEFGLYYMNYHSRLPYASAEAGLYNDVGGAPFIPAIITGAAAYNPKYHTVYPEDIQLFGLSFNTTVSEWAVSGEVSHRLDMPLQINGADLLAAALSADPDSPLTPGYSQAAAGDTVDGFERFDYTQSQLTLIKFFDKALGTDRITTVAELGYGHVWDLPEGDDDIKYGRATVYGTSFTTEDDGFTTTDSAGYRLAVKADYRNVFAGVDLAPSVAWSHDVYGYSPEPQGTFQEGRTGVNLALKADYLNMYSMSVSYTQFGGDFNPLSDRDYVSAAVGISF
- a CDS encoding DUF1329 domain-containing protein; its protein translation is MKVFNKAYSVAAISVAMAFSASTLAKVSEADAAKLGKELTPVGAVTAGNADGSIPAWTGGITNAILGTDFGKNDRVTNPFSEDKPQFVITSANVDKYKDNLTPGQLAMFKKYPDTYTMPVYETRRSFAQSDDIYDTIKGNALNATLADGGNGLNDFNITIPFPIPENGLEVIWNHITRYRGGHAERVITTIPVQRNGAYTAVKVEDKFYIPEALKGGRDAKKDDNILFYYMQRIIAPARLTGTIALVHETVDQVKEPRKAWIYNSGQRRVRRAPNVSYDGEGIGVEGSRTSDNYDMYNGAPDRYEWTLVGKKELYIPYNSYNLSSTDLEYKDIVKPGHINQEYTRYEKHRVWEVQAKVKDGQRHVYAQRNFFIDEDSWQAGVIDHYDARGNLWRVAEAHSVQYYNADVNWFAAETLYDVIAGRYLVTGLNNEERKGIQFDVKAKRKDFSTSALKRMGR